One Leptospira barantonii genomic window, TTTGATCTTTGTCAGCCAAAGAGTGTATCAACCCCGTGCCGCGTTTTTGGCGAAAAAGATCGGTTTGAAATTTCAGGCCTTCGAATCCGATCGAAGAATTTATACAAGCGGACCGTTCAGTCGATTCCGAGAATTTTTTGCGCGGACCCTGGCTTGGGTTGATATGAATCTTTTCAAAACCAATCCGAAATATTTGGGCGATCCGTTTCCGATCGAAGGAAGCGGGGTTAAAACTTGGAAAGGTTCGGTGCTTTAGAGTTTTATTATATTCGGAGATTGTAGGAGTTACGACAAAGATTGTGGGTCAGGATTTTACTTGCGTAAAGTATGATTTTCTGATATGGAGGATTTGTCTGGGTCTTCCCACCACCCACCCCTCCACCCTAAACGCGGGCGGGGCCGCAAAAGTTTTACTACAAAGTTGTAGGAGTTACGACAAAGTTGAAATCCACTTGTAAACGTCGCGAACCGTATCGGTTAAACCGAACTGCGGCTCCCAACCGAGTTGTCTAAGTTTTCCGCTGTCTCCGAAAAGACGTTTCATCTCGGCCGGACGAAAACGAGAAGGATCCACTTCAACCGGAATCGTTTGACCCGAAACGGAAATGATATTATCCAACACATCTCGGATCACAACTTCTTTACCGGAGCAGATATTGTAAATTTCTCCGGGTTTTCCCTTTTCGGAAAGGATTCGATAAGCGCGCACAACGTCTCTCACATCCAAAAAATCTCTCGTGGAAGAAAGATCCCCGACTAAAATTCTTCTTTCCGATTCGGATTTTTTAAGAGCTTCCAAAACCTGAGAACAAAAATTAGGAATTACAAAATTAGGATTTTGTTTCGGACCCGTGTGATTGAACGGTCTTGCAATCACAACTTCGAGTTCGGGAATCCATCGATGATACTGAAGGCAATAAATTTCCGCGCAGGACTTCGAGGAAGAATACGGATTTAAAGGAGCAGGAACGACCGATTCTTGAACTGGAAGAACCGATTCGGGAACGTTACCGTAAACATCCGAAGAGGAGATGTAAACAAAACGAACCTTCTTTTTCAAAGAACGCAAAGATTCTAATATATTCAACGTTCCGTGTACGTTGATGTCCAAGGTTTCGCCCGGATCTTCCACGGCTCTGGGAACGAATGGTTGTGCCGCGAGATGGAAAACCGTATCGGGCGCGAATTCATGAATGATCTTTCGGACCTGCTCAAGATCGCGTATGTCGCATACGGAAGAACGATACGATTTAGGAAGTTCGGAATCTTCTTCTACATTCGGTCCGGGCACGACTCCGATTCCTAAAAATTCGGTATAGGATTGTTTCAGTTCCTTCAGAAGGTAACCGCCTACGAACCCCGCCGCCCCCGTTATCAAACACTTCATAGAATTCTTTGTTTTCCGTAAAAATACTGTTGTTTTAGAAAATGAATAAAAAACAATCGAATAAAATTCTCTCCCCTTTTGAGCATGGAAGATAAATTTCAGGAACTATTCGAAATCAGAGATTCTCGGATCAACATCCGCGAGATCATGGAAGAAATCGAAGCCAAGCTCAAAAAAAATCCTTCCACAAAAGAAGATATAGAGAAACGCACTCATTGGAAATTTTCACCGCCGAGCCCGGAAGGTTATCGGGATTTTGATCCGGCGGAAATCGCGCATCTTTTCGAGAAAGGGATTTCTCCTCCCAAGTTTTCCAATCCGAAACTTTGGTTCGTACGCGGACCTCTCAAATGGCTTTTGATTCGGTTCTCCGAATTCTATTCTTTTTTGGATAAGAAACTTTCCGAAAACAGAACTCGCGCCTTCTACAGCGTGTTGCACGAACTCATTTTGATCCGTTCCGAAAATCAAAATCTAAAACGAAAGATGGAATCCTTTTATTCCGAATTTTTGGAATGGAACCAAGCCATCGGAAAAGAAGTCAGACCCGAATTTCTTTGGGCCAACGAAAATCTTTACTCGGAAAATTCCATAGAGGAAAGCGAGAACTTCCTGTTGGAGTCGATCAATCCTTCCGAAAAAGTTTTGGTTTTATCTCCGGGTTGGGGAAGAATTCTCAAACAACTTCTGAAGTTGGGTTCTCAGTTCGATTCGATCAGTTGGAATCGATCCTGCGTCGAATTCATTTCCGGTTCCGTGACGACGAACATTCGTCTGGAAGAACCCGGAGCGATCCCGAAGGATTGTTCAGAATATTCTAAAATTATAATATCCGAAAATTTATCGATCCATCCTCATTGGCTGATTGAAAAAGCCCTTCGAACTTTGAGCCTTCGAGCGTCTTCGGGAACCGAAATCCGTTTTCGTTTTTCCAACGAGAATTCGAATTACCCTTCTCCGTTTTTGCCTTTGAGACTTACGAAAATCCAAGAGCCGTTGATCCGAGATTATCTCAAACAACTGGGTTTTAGAAACATCATAGAAAAAAAATCGGAAGACGGTTTCACCGTTCTTTCTTTTCGAAAATGAAAGTGTATCAGCACGTCACCGAATTTAGGGACGGCGACGGAATCGGAAACGACATCAAAGGAATTCGAAACGTTCTCGAAAACTTGGGAGTTGCAAACTCCGTCGTCTGTTTAAAAAATTTTTCAAAAGAATCGTTTTCGATCGAAACACATCCCGATGTTTCCAACTTTTCAAAAAACGACGTGCACATTCTCAACTACGGCGGTTGCGGTTATCCTCTGGATTGGTTTCGCGATCTTCCCGGAAAAAAAATCGTTCGTTATCAGAGTTTTACGCCGTCGATCTACTTTAAGAATTTCGTAAGTTCCGAAATATACAACACTCTTCAGCTCGAAGAAAAACGATCCTTGCTCGAATTGTATTCCCTTAAAAACGAAACCGATTTGTTTTTGCCTTCTTCCGAATTCAACGCGAACTTTTTGCAGTCGCTCGGAATTTCGAACGCGCTCGTTCTTCCCATCGTAAAAAAATATTCGATCCGGGAAAAAAGCATAAAAGACAAACGCGAATTCACGATCGGATTTATCGGAAGAGTTTCTCCGAATAAAAAGATGGAAGACCTTCTTTCTTTACTCGAGTCGGTTTTGAAATTCAGACAAAACGTCCAGCTTCTGATCTGCGGAAGTGTTCCTTCCGTTTTCGAAGAATATTATAATTTCCTAAAGAAGACCATTCTTCGCAAACGTTTGACCGGAAACGTTCAAATTCGTTTGAACGCGAACGATTCCGAAATGGAGAATTTTCTAAACTCAATGGATCTTTACGTTTGTATGAGCGAACACGAAGGATTCAACATTCCCGTTTTGGAGGCGTTCGGCGCCGGTATTCCCACGATTTCGTATCACGCGGGTGCGACGCCGGAAACCATGAAAACCGGAGGAATTCTTTTTAAGAACAAATCCGATTCGGCAATGAATCTACTCGCAGGTTTGATCGACAACCTTCTTGAAAAGAAAACGTTACGCGAACAGATTTCCGAAAACGAAAAGGAAATCGTAAAACAATACAATGCGTATCCGTTCGAGAATCTTTTTAAAGAGAAAATTCTGGCATGAGACAGATTCAACAATTTTCGGCGGGCTTTAATCCGGGCGACGCGATCAGCAACGAAATGTTGGAGATTCGCAATCACTTAAAGGATTTAGAATATAAAGGAGATATATTTTCCGAAAACATAGGCGCGTCGAAACTTCCTTTCGTAAAAAAATACAAGGCCTACGGCAAATCCTCAAAGGACGTTTTATTCTATCATCATTCGATCCATTCGGGGGTTTTCAACTTTTTGAGAAGTTTCAGATCGCCTCGAATATTAATTTATCATAATGTTACTCCGCATCATTTTTTCGAACCCTACGACTTAAAGATGAGCTATCTTTTGAAAAAGGGAAGGGAAGAATTGACGGAGATGAGAGACAGATTCGATCTCGTCTTTGCCGTTTCAAAATTCAATCAAAAAGAATTGGAAGAATTAGGATTTCAGAATGTGGGAATTCTTCCCATCACGTATCAATTGTCCGAAAATTTTCCTAAGATTGAAAAAACCGAAACGCCGATCAAAAAGATTCTTTTCGTGGGAAGAATCACTCCGAACAAAAGACAAGACGATTTGATTCGACTTGCTTACGCGTATAAATCCATGTTCTCGGACGAGTTTCAGTTTTATCTGGCGGGTTTCAATTCGAGGGAACTGTATCTTTATCGCGAAGAACTCGAAAGGATGTTGGATTTTTACGATCTTAGAAAGAACGTTTTGATCACAGGTTTTCTTTCGGACAACGAACTCAACAATCTCTATCAAGAGGCGGACGTATTCGTTTCAATGAGCGAACACGAGGGCTTCGGCGTTCCTTTGATCGAAGCTATGGTGCATAGAATTCCCATTCTCGCTTTTGCCGGAGGCGCGGTCCCCGAAACCTTAAACGGAGCCGGCGTTCTTTTTCGGGAAAAAAAATTTCCGGATCTCGCGATTCTCATAAATAAGATTTTGACCGATTCTTCCTTTAAGGATCAAATTCTGAAAGGCCAGGATCTGCGTCTGGAAGAATTCAAAATGACGGATTCGAAATCAGTTCTTAGGAAAACGGTTGAAACCCTCTCTTAAAAAGATCGCGGTCGTTTCTCCGATTTTTTCGGACAAGGTTTCCGGCGGTTCCGAAAAACTCATCTTTCAATTCGTGGAATTGTTGGCGGCCGATTTCGAGATCACGGTTTTGACGACTCGAAGTCTGGATTATATCACTTGGAAAAATTCGATTCCTCTTACCGAAAAAAATTTCTTTCAAGAATCCGCAAATCCTTCCAAGCCGATTCTTTTTGAGGAAAGAAATTCTTCTCTCGGCGGAAAGTATAAGGTCCTTCAGTTCACCGTTGAAAAACAAAGAAACATAGAACGGTTCGATCGGCTTTCCAAAAAAATTTTGGAAGAACCTTCCCTTCAAAATAAGGAAAACGTAAATCATTGGCTCCAAGAACAAGGCCCTTACGTGCCCGAGTTGGTTCAGTTCATAGAATCTCGTAAAAGCGAGTTCGACGTTTTTTTCTTCGTGAGTTATCTTTATTATCCGTTGGTTTTCGGAACTCCGTTGGTCGCGGAAAAATCGATCGTCGTTCCCACGTTCCATGACGAAGCCCCCGCTTATCTTCCCGTATATAAGGAAGTTCTAACGGACCAAAGTTCGTATTCGTTCAATACTCCGGAAGAATTGGAAGTGTTTCAAAATATTCTCGGGTTTAAACCGAGCACGTATTCGATTACGGGAATGAACCTGAATCTGGATCGTTATACGAACAAATCCTCAAAAAATTCGGATCCCACGATCGGCAAAACGAATTCGTCCGGTTCCGAAGAAACACCATTCTTACTTTATGTAGGCCGTGTGGATCAGGGAAAGGGTTTTCTCGAAATGGCGGAATGGTTCGCGGAATGGAAAAAGAACACGAAACTTCCGCATAAACTTAGAATCGTAGGCAAGATCAACTCCAAAATTCCGAACAAAATATTAGAAAATCAGAATATAAAATTCTTAGGTTTTGTGGACGAAGCCGTCAAACTCGAACTGCTCGAAAGTTGCGCGTGTTTGGTCAATTCTTCGCCTATGGAAAGTTTTTCTATAGTTTTGATGGAAGCTTGGTTGAAGGGAAAACCGGTTCTTGTAAACGGAAAATCGGACGTTCTCAAAGGGCATTGTCTTCGGAGCAACGGCGGACTTTTTTATTCGGATCGAAAAAGTTTTTTCGCGACTCTCGACTACATTCTCGATCATCCTCAAGAATCGACCGTGATGGGCGAAAACGGAAAGAGATACGTGGAACGAAATTTTAATCCGACCACGGTTCGTGAAAAACTTCTTCGTTTGATCGAAAAGACGATTCAAAAAAAATACGTGGGGCTTTAAAAGCGCTCGCATTAACTCAGCAAAACGCTCCTTACGGGTCGCTCGACAGGTCGCGTTTCAAGTCGGGATGCGAAGATACTCCTGCATTCCTTCCATCATCTTTTCGTGAAGTACTCCGTTGCTCGCAACCACGTTCGGAATATAAGGTGTGAACGTATTGCCGTCATATGTGGACATTCTTCCCCCCGCTTCGTTTACGATCACCGAAGGCGCGGCCATGTCCCAAGGTTTCAAACCTTCTTCCCAAAACGCGTCGAACCTTCCTTCCGCGACCCAACAAAGATCCAAACCCGCGGCTCCGGTCCTTCGAACGCCTCTCGTCTTCAATAAAAAGTTTCTGTAATAAAACATGAGTCGATCGATTTTCTTTTCACGATCGTACGGAAATCCGGTGGATAACAAGGACTGCTTTAATTCTTTCGTTTTCGAAACGGAAATTCTTTTTTGATTTTTAAACGCGCCGTGACCTTTGCGAGCGTGATAAATTTCGTTCATACCCGGAAGAGGAACGATTCCCATCACGGCTTCACCGTTCTCCAAATTTTCCAAACCGATACAAGCGCAGTATAAAGGAAGTCGATGAGAATAATTCACGGTTCCGTCTAACGGATCGATGATCCACTTGAAAGACGATGTTCCTTTTTTATCGGTTCCTTCTTCTCCGAGAATGGAATCGGCAGGAAACATTCTATCAATCTCGTTGATAATTTTTTCCTCGGAACCCTTGTCCGCTTTTGTAACGAGATCGATCTCACCTTTATAGGCGATGTCGAGATCGGATTCTTCTTGAGTGGCCGCTAAAAATTCCATAACCTTCGGAAGAAAGTTTAGAAAGTGTTCGTATCGGATTTTAATTTCGTTGTCTAAGCTCATTCGTTTTCCAGAAATTTTCTGGCCTTCTCTCTGTGTTCTTCTCGGATCGCGGACTGAACACTTGCCAGTACGGCCGCGATCACGCCCGCGTCATCCAGAAATCCGGCGCCGGGAATAAAATCGGGAACCGCATCTAATGGAGAAATGAAATACGCCAACGCTCCCGCGATGACAAGTTTGGTTTTAAGCGGGGTTTCCGGGTCCAACATAGAATAATAAAGCGCTATCAAATCTTCCGTAAACGGAATCTTGGAAATCACGGACTTCAATTTCGGCCAAAATTCCCTTTTTACCTTTTCGATCAAATCCATGAAAGACTCCTTTTCTTTCTCGTTCGATGATTTCTCTCTTGTCCCAAATTCTACGTTCAGGTATCAAGAAAGAAAGATGATTTTTATTTCCGTCGCCCTTTTCCCGGAGGCAAAACCCCTGATTGAATTTTTGGGTTTGAAAATTCTTCGGGATCAAAATCCGTTTCCGGTCTATCAAAACGAAAGCCATACCTTGGTCGTTTCCGGAATGGGGAAAATTTATTCGGCGATGTCGGTCGCATTTTTGTTAAACGAATTCAAAGAATCGATCAATGATTCTTCCTGGATCTTCAACTTCGGAATCTGCGGCGCTCCGAAGGAGTTTTCCGAAATCGGAAAATCGTTTTTAATCCATAAGATCACGGACGAAGGTTCGCAAAGAAACGTTTACCCCGATATTCTTTTCAAATCGCCTATTCCTGAGTCGACCTTGTTGACCGTGGACAAACCCGTTTTTGAAAACGAGGCCTCCGTGCTTCCAAACACGTTAGTTGACATGGAGGCCTACGGTTTTTTTCAGGCTTCCCGAAAATTCTTTTCCAGCGATCGGATTCGAGTCGTAAAAACGGTTTCGGATCACTTTACAAAATTAGAATCTACGCAAGGACTCGGAGTTGCGGAAACAATTTCTCTGAGAATCTCGGAGGAACTTCCGAATCTTCTCGCGATTTTGTCGACTCCGATCTCGAACCACAAAGAAATCGATCTTGAAAAAGAAGAAAGCGCCGCGCTTTTGAAAATGACCGAAATTCTGCGCTTATCGGAAACGGAAACGATTCAGTTGAAGGATTGGATGATCGGCTATAAGATCAAAACCGGAAATTCTCCCGCACCGGGAATCGAAATTTTAAAGAATTATAATATACTTTCGGACTTAGGCGATCCGCAAAAGGCGAAGGTCAAAACCAGGGAAGAAGGAAAAAAAGGATTGTATGCGCTCCGACAATTTTATCAGTCCTAAAAGATTCTCCCATATTTACGTGGAAGAATCGGCAAAGAATCATCGGAAGACATTGGAGATTCTTTCCAAATTTCCCGAATCGATCGTAGTTCCGATCGATTCCTACAAGGAAGTTTTCAATCCTTCCGCTCAGAATTTTCAGGTCCAAAAAAGAAGCCCGAAACTCATATTAGCGAAACGCAAAGAACAGTTTCTCTATTCCGGCTCGGGCGTCGCACCCGACTTCGGTTATCGTTTTTTTTACTACAACGCACTCGTTCTGAATTGTCTTTACAATTGTTCGTATTGTTATCTTCAAGGGATGTATTCATCCGCGAATCTTGTCGTTTTTGTAAACAACGAAGACTATATTCGGGAAACGAAGGAACAACTCGAACTTTCCAAACCGCTTTATCTTTGTATATCCTACGATACGGATCTGCTCGCACTTGAAAACACATTAGGATATTGTAAAGAATGGATCCTGTTTGCGAACGAGAACCCTGATTTGATCGTGGAACTCCGGACGAAAAGCGCCAATTTCAAATCCATTGCGGATCTAAAACCGACTTCGAACATCATTCTCGCTTGGACGCTTTCCCCCGAATCTGTGATCTTGGAACACGAACCGTTGACTCCGAGACTTTCTTCCCGATTGAAAAACATCAAGGACGCCTTGAACGCGGGCTGGCAGGTTCGTCTTTGTTTGGATCCGATTCTCAACGTTCCGAATTGGAAAACCGTTTATCAGGAATTCGTTCGTGCGATCTTTGCGGAAATTCCCGGAGAAAAACTTCGTGAAATCAGCCTCGGAGTTTTTCGGATGAATTCGGATTATTTTAAGAACTCCAAAAAAAGAAGATCGGATTCTTATCTTTATTATCTTCCGATGGAAACTCACGCCGGAGTCAAATCCTACCCCGAAGAATTGGAAAGGGAAATGTTCGATATGGTCGAAAAAGAATTGGAAGTCTTTGTTCCTCGGGAAAAAATTCACAGACTCGTCGCAAGCGAGATGGAAACAAAATGAAAACGAAATCGGAACCAAACAACGATTTGGCGATCGTAACCGGCTCATCCAAGGGAATCGGACAAGCGATTTCCGAATTTTTGATTTCCCAAGGTTATAAGGTCGTTGGGATCGCGAGAACAAAACCGAAATCGCGGATCTTAAACGATTCTCCCTTGTATCGTCACGTCGAATTGAATCTTTCGAACACAAAGGAAATCACATTCAAATTACAGAATATTCTAAAGGAAGAGCCTCCTCTCAAAATTCTCGTGAACAACGCCGGAATCGGCAACTTTGCACCTCACGAGGAAATCCCTTTCGACGATTTGGAAAGAATGCTCGTAGTGAACTTCGTTTCTCCGATTCTGATCACAAAACTGCTTTTAAGAGATTTAAAAAAGAATGAAGGTTGGATCTTTCAGATCCATTCGGTTTCCGCGTTTAAGGAATCCTTTCGAGGTGCGGCTTACGCGGGAACCAAGGCCGGTTTCAGGCATTTCGGATTAAATTTATTCGAGGAAATCCGAAAATCCGGAGTCAAATTGATAAGCATCAATCCGGACATTGCCGATACGGATTTTTATGAACGGCTCGATTTCGAAAAAGACTCCGATCCGAATTCTTATTTGAACGTTTCCGAAATTCTGAAAGCGTTCGAGTATGCGCTTTCCGGTCCCGAGAATTTGGGTTTTACCGAAATTACGATTCGTCCTAAACTACATCGTGTTTCTAAAAAACCGTTCGTTCGTAAGAATGAAAACGAAGAAAAATCCGATTCTTAACTCGATTGACGATGCAAAAAATGTTTCTGAGGAGAATGGAAAAAATTGAATCCCGGTGAACTCAACGTGGCTCTCGTTCAATGCGATCTTTCTTGGGAAAATCAAGACGCGAATTACGAACATGTTCGCAAATTGATCTATTCCACTCTCGATCGAAATCGCGGAGAAAAACCGGATCTGATTCTTTTACCCGAAACGTTCGCGACGGGTTTTACGATGAGATCCGAAAGAATCGCCGAACTCGACGAGGGGCCGACCGAAACTTTTTTAAGGGAGATTTCCAAAGAAACAAACGCGGTCGTTTGTGCGGGTTGGATACGGAAGAATCCGGACGGAAAACCGTTCAACACCGTCAGCGTTGTAAATCCGGACGGCGAAATTATATTACGATATTCTAAAATTCATCCGTTTACGTTTGGCGGAGAGGACCGTCACTACAGTTCGGGCTCCGAAATTATAAGTTATAATCTCAACGGTTTCCGCATAACTCCGTTTATCTGCTATGACATTCGTTTTCCGGAAATTTTTCGAAGACTTGCGGGCGAAACGGATATCTTTACGGTTCACGCGAATTGGCCGATTCCGAGAATTCATCACTGGGAATTGATCCTCAAAACAAGAGCGATCGAAAATCAGGCTTATGTTTTCGGGGTCAATCGAATCGGAATCGCAGGTTACAACAAAAGCGTTCATCACAACGGACATTCTCTCGCCGTGGAACCGAACGGCGAATTTGCGGACGCCGGTGAAGAAATCGAAACGATTCTATTTCACATGGCTTTCAAAAAATCGATTTCGGATTATAGGGAGAATTTTCCGGTTCTTCCCGATCGCAAGGACCCGACACAAATCCGGGTTAGAATTGCGGAGCATTCTTCTCAAATCTAAGAAACCGTTCGCTGAGCGGAAGAGTGGCTTCTATTTTTTCACCGGTAAACGGATCTTTAAATTTAAGAGAATAAGCCATCAATTGTAAGCCGTAAGATTCGTATTGCGCTCCCACTCTGGAATACAATAAGTCCCCGACTACAGGACATCTTTGACTTTGAAAATGAACCCTGATTTGGTGGGTTCTTCCCGTCTCCAATCCGACTTCCACAAAACTGAATTTTCTTCCGGAGCGAGAATTGATATACTTTAGTACTTTATAATGAGTTACGGATCTTCTTCCTTTGGGAGAAATCGTCATCTTCAATCTTTCAACCGGATGTCTGGAGATCGGCAAGTCGATCGTTCCCGCTTCGTCGGGCGGATGTCCTTGCACCCAAGCGTAGTATTTTTTTTCGATTTCTCTCTTCCGAAATAATTCGGACAGTTTTCCGTGAGCTCGATCGTTCTTCGCGATCAGAATCAGACCTTCGGTTGGTTTGTCCAATCGGTGGACGATTCCGGGTCTCGCTTCTCCCCCGGCCTGTGATAATTCTTTAAAATGATAGAGAAGTCCGTTGACCAAACTAGGAGATCGATCTCCGGGTCCGCTGTGACTTGCGATTCCAGCAGGCTTGTGGATGATTAGATAATTCTCTTTTTCTAAGATGACAGGTAACGCCATCTGAATCGGTTCTAAATTGAGAGGGGGTCTAGGAGGAATCGAGAGAAAGTATTGCTCGCCGGTTTTCACCTTCCAGGAGCTTTTATTGAAAACTTTTTCTTCGTGATTGCGTACATATCCCGATTCGATCCACTTTTGTATCGAAGCCCGGGAAACTTCGTCTCCAAAAGAGAATTTCAAAAACCGATCCAATCGATTTCCGGAAAATTCTTCTGCGACCTCTGCTTTTAGTTCTAAGTTCATTGAAAATAAGGAAAGGATTCCAGATTTTTACTTCGCGTGTTTTTAGCACTCTAAAAAAACAGTTTCCATTTTCCTTCCTAAGCCTTATCATGACACACTGAAACCAAAACCCCTTAGATCTAAGGAAGGATAGAAACAT contains:
- a CDS encoding GDP-mannose 4,6-dehydratase — encoded protein: MKCLITGAAGFVGGYLLKELKQSYTEFLGIGVVPGPNVEEDSELPKSYRSSVCDIRDLEQVRKIIHEFAPDTVFHLAAQPFVPRAVEDPGETLDINVHGTLNILESLRSLKKKVRFVYISSSDVYGNVPESVLPVQESVVPAPLNPYSSSKSCAEIYCLQYHRWIPELEVVIARPFNHTGPKQNPNFVIPNFCSQVLEALKKSESERRILVGDLSSTRDFLDVRDVVRAYRILSEKGKPGEIYNICSGKEVVIRDVLDNIISVSGQTIPVEVDPSRFRPAEMKRLFGDSGKLRQLGWEPQFGLTDTVRDVYKWISTLS
- a CDS encoding LIC_10202 family protein, with product MEDKFQELFEIRDSRINIREIMEEIEAKLKKNPSTKEDIEKRTHWKFSPPSPEGYRDFDPAEIAHLFEKGISPPKFSNPKLWFVRGPLKWLLIRFSEFYSFLDKKLSENRTRAFYSVLHELILIRSENQNLKRKMESFYSEFLEWNQAIGKEVRPEFLWANENLYSENSIEESENFLLESINPSEKVLVLSPGWGRILKQLLKLGSQFDSISWNRSCVEFISGSVTTNIRLEEPGAIPKDCSEYSKIIISENLSIHPHWLIEKALRTLSLRASSGTEIRFRFSNENSNYPSPFLPLRLTKIQEPLIRDYLKQLGFRNIIEKKSEDGFTVLSFRK
- a CDS encoding glycosyltransferase family 4 protein, whose protein sequence is MKVYQHVTEFRDGDGIGNDIKGIRNVLENLGVANSVVCLKNFSKESFSIETHPDVSNFSKNDVHILNYGGCGYPLDWFRDLPGKKIVRYQSFTPSIYFKNFVSSEIYNTLQLEEKRSLLELYSLKNETDLFLPSSEFNANFLQSLGISNALVLPIVKKYSIREKSIKDKREFTIGFIGRVSPNKKMEDLLSLLESVLKFRQNVQLLICGSVPSVFEEYYNFLKKTILRKRLTGNVQIRLNANDSEMENFLNSMDLYVCMSEHEGFNIPVLEAFGAGIPTISYHAGATPETMKTGGILFKNKSDSAMNLLAGLIDNLLEKKTLREQISENEKEIVKQYNAYPFENLFKEKILA
- a CDS encoding glycosyltransferase family 4 protein, whose product is MRQIQQFSAGFNPGDAISNEMLEIRNHLKDLEYKGDIFSENIGASKLPFVKKYKAYGKSSKDVLFYHHSIHSGVFNFLRSFRSPRILIYHNVTPHHFFEPYDLKMSYLLKKGREELTEMRDRFDLVFAVSKFNQKELEELGFQNVGILPITYQLSENFPKIEKTETPIKKILFVGRITPNKRQDDLIRLAYAYKSMFSDEFQFYLAGFNSRELYLYREELERMLDFYDLRKNVLITGFLSDNELNNLYQEADVFVSMSEHEGFGVPLIEAMVHRIPILAFAGGAVPETLNGAGVLFREKKFPDLAILINKILTDSSFKDQILKGQDLRLEEFKMTDSKSVLRKTVETLS
- a CDS encoding glycosyltransferase family 4 protein, whose product is MKPSLKKIAVVSPIFSDKVSGGSEKLIFQFVELLAADFEITVLTTRSLDYITWKNSIPLTEKNFFQESANPSKPILFEERNSSLGGKYKVLQFTVEKQRNIERFDRLSKKILEEPSLQNKENVNHWLQEQGPYVPELVQFIESRKSEFDVFFFVSYLYYPLVFGTPLVAEKSIVVPTFHDEAPAYLPVYKEVLTDQSSYSFNTPEELEVFQNILGFKPSTYSITGMNLNLDRYTNKSSKNSDPTIGKTNSSGSEETPFLLYVGRVDQGKGFLEMAEWFAEWKKNTKLPHKLRIVGKINSKIPNKILENQNIKFLGFVDEAVKLELLESCACLVNSSPMESFSIVLMEAWLKGKPVLVNGKSDVLKGHCLRSNGGLFYSDRKSFFATLDYILDHPQESTVMGENGKRYVERNFNPTTVREKLLRLIEKTIQKKYVGL
- a CDS encoding inositol monophosphatase family protein → MSLDNEIKIRYEHFLNFLPKVMEFLAATQEESDLDIAYKGEIDLVTKADKGSEEKIINEIDRMFPADSILGEEGTDKKGTSSFKWIIDPLDGTVNYSHRLPLYCACIGLENLENGEAVMGIVPLPGMNEIYHARKGHGAFKNQKRISVSKTKELKQSLLSTGFPYDREKKIDRLMFYYRNFLLKTRGVRRTGAAGLDLCWVAEGRFDAFWEEGLKPWDMAAPSVIVNEAGGRMSTYDGNTFTPYIPNVVASNGVLHEKMMEGMQEYLRIPT
- a CDS encoding YkvA family protein gives rise to the protein MDLIEKVKREFWPKLKSVISKIPFTEDLIALYYSMLDPETPLKTKLVIAGALAYFISPLDAVPDFIPGAGFLDDAGVIAAVLASVQSAIREEHREKARKFLENE
- a CDS encoding phosphorylase, with the protein product MIFISVALFPEAKPLIEFLGLKILRDQNPFPVYQNESHTLVVSGMGKIYSAMSVAFLLNEFKESINDSSWIFNFGICGAPKEFSEIGKSFLIHKITDEGSQRNVYPDILFKSPIPESTLLTVDKPVFENEASVLPNTLVDMEAYGFFQASRKFFSSDRIRVVKTVSDHFTKLESTQGLGVAETISLRISEELPNLLAILSTPISNHKEIDLEKEESAALLKMTEILRLSETETIQLKDWMIGYKIKTGNSPAPGIEILKNYNILSDLGDPQKAKVKTREEGKKGLYALRQFYQS
- a CDS encoding SPL family radical SAM protein gives rise to the protein MRSDNFISPKRFSHIYVEESAKNHRKTLEILSKFPESIVVPIDSYKEVFNPSAQNFQVQKRSPKLILAKRKEQFLYSGSGVAPDFGYRFFYYNALVLNCLYNCSYCYLQGMYSSANLVVFVNNEDYIRETKEQLELSKPLYLCISYDTDLLALENTLGYCKEWILFANENPDLIVELRTKSANFKSIADLKPTSNIILAWTLSPESVILEHEPLTPRLSSRLKNIKDALNAGWQVRLCLDPILNVPNWKTVYQEFVRAIFAEIPGEKLREISLGVFRMNSDYFKNSKKRRSDSYLYYLPMETHAGVKSYPEELEREMFDMVEKELEVFVPREKIHRLVASEMETK
- a CDS encoding SDR family NAD(P)-dependent oxidoreductase, whose translation is MKTKSEPNNDLAIVTGSSKGIGQAISEFLISQGYKVVGIARTKPKSRILNDSPLYRHVELNLSNTKEITFKLQNILKEEPPLKILVNNAGIGNFAPHEEIPFDDLERMLVVNFVSPILITKLLLRDLKKNEGWIFQIHSVSAFKESFRGAAYAGTKAGFRHFGLNLFEEIRKSGVKLISINPDIADTDFYERLDFEKDSDPNSYLNVSEILKAFEYALSGPENLGFTEITIRPKLHRVSKKPFVRKNENEEKSDS
- a CDS encoding carbon-nitrogen family hydrolase, producing the protein MNPGELNVALVQCDLSWENQDANYEHVRKLIYSTLDRNRGEKPDLILLPETFATGFTMRSERIAELDEGPTETFLREISKETNAVVCAGWIRKNPDGKPFNTVSVVNPDGEIILRYSKIHPFTFGGEDRHYSSGSEIISYNLNGFRITPFICYDIRFPEIFRRLAGETDIFTVHANWPIPRIHHWELILKTRAIENQAYVFGVNRIGIAGYNKSVHHNGHSLAVEPNGEFADAGEEIETILFHMAFKKSISDYRENFPVLPDRKDPTQIRVRIAEHSSQI